One Dromiciops gliroides isolate mDroGli1 chromosome 3, mDroGli1.pri, whole genome shotgun sequence DNA segment encodes these proteins:
- the CTDSP1 gene encoding carboxy-terminal domain RNA polymerase II polypeptide A small phosphatase 1, protein MDSSAVITQISKEEARSPLRGRGDQPSSPSKKPRSRGIFHSLFCCVCHEDPEPLPINNNAPLLVEENGTVPKAPAKYLLPEAKAQDLGKICVVIDLDETLVHSSFKPVNNADFIIPVEIDGMVHQVYVLKRPHVDEFLKRMGELFECVLFTASLAKYADPVADLLDKWGSFRARLFRESCVFHRGNYVKDLSRLGRDLRRVLILDNSPASYVFHPDNAVPVASWFDNMGDTELQDLLPFFERLSRVDDVYSVLKQRRTES, encoded by the exons GTGATCAGCCATCATCGCCTTCAAAGAAGCCCCGGAGCAGGGGAATCTTCCATTCCCTGTTTTGCTGCGTGTGTCATGAGGACCCTGAGCCTTTGCCCATTAACAATAATGCCCCTCTGCTGGTGGAGGAGAACGGCACTGTTCCCAAG GCACCGGCTAAATATCTGCTTCCCGAAGCCAAAGCCCAGGACTTGGGCAAAATCTGTGTAGTCATCGACCTGGATGAGACCTTGGTGCACAGTTCATTTAAG CCCGTGAACAACGCAGACTTCATCATCCCTGTGGAAATTGATGGAATGGTTCACCAG GTCTATGTGCTGAAGCGGCCCCATGTGGATGAGTTCCTGAAGCGGATGGGGGAGTTGTTTGAGTGTGTGCTGTTCACGGCCAGCCTGGCCAAG TACGCAGACCCCGTTGCTGACCTGCTGGACAAGTGGGGTTCTTTCCGGGCCCGGCTCTTCCGAGAGTCCTGTGTCTTCCACCGAGGGAATTATGTCAAAGACCTGAGCCGCCTGGGCCGGGACCTCCGGAGGGTGCTCATCTTGGACAACTCTCCAGCATCTTACGTCTTCCATCCAGACAATGCT GTACCGGTGGCCTCATGGTTTGACAACATGGGCGACACGGAGCTTCAggacctccttcctttcttcgaACGGCTCAGCCGCGTTGACGATGTCTACTCGGTGCTCAAACAACGTCGGACTGAGAGCTAG